A window of Theropithecus gelada isolate Dixy chromosome 14, Tgel_1.0, whole genome shotgun sequence contains these coding sequences:
- the LOC112607304 gene encoding LOW QUALITY PROTEIN: olfactory receptor 51B4 (The sequence of the model RefSeq protein was modified relative to this genomic sequence to represent the inferred CDS: inserted 5 bases in 3 codons; substituted 2 bases at 2 genomic stop codons) has product MXSDNSAAPFLLTGFLGSEAIHHWISIPFFVIYFCILFRNGTLLVLIWNDHSLHEPMYYFLAMLAGTDLGMTLTTMPTVLGVLLLDQREIAQAACFTQSFFIHSLAIVESGILLFMAYDHFIAIRTPLRYNSILTNFRVMNIGLGVLMRGFMSILPLILSLYCYPXCGSRVLLRTFCLHQDVIKFACADITFNHIYPIILTALTVFLDARXALIYILILKTVMGIVSGQEQAKALNTRVFHIDCXLVFHITVMGLSFIHRFGXHAPHMVLITMSYVHFLFPPFMNPIIYSIKTKQIQRSIVRLCSGQSRA; this is encoded by the exons ATGTGATCTGACAACAGTGCTGCCCCCTTCCTGCTGACTGGTTTCCTGGGCTCAGAGGCAATTCACCACTGGATCTCTATTCCCTTCTTTGTCATCTACTTCTGCATCCTTTTTAGAAATGGCACACTTCTTGTCCTCATTTGGAATGACCACAGCCTCCATGAGCCCATGTACTACTTTCTGGCTATGCTGGCAGGCACGGACCTTGGGATGACACTCACTACGATGCCCACTGTCCTGGGTGTCCTGCTGCTAGACCAGAGGGAGATTGCCCAGGCTGCCTGTTTCACTCAGtccttcttcattcattcactggcCATAGTAGAATCAGGTATCTTGCTTTTTATGGCCTATGACCATTTCATTGCCATCCGCACACCACTGAGGTACAACTCCATTCTTACCAATTTCCGAGTGATGAACATAGGACTGGGGGTACTGATGAGAGGTTTTATGTCCATTTTGCCCCTAATTCTTTCACTCTACTGCTACCCATAGTGTGGTTCCCGTGTTCTCTTGCGCACATTTTGCCTTCACCAAGATGTCATAAAATTTGCCTGTGCTGATATTACGTTTAATCACATATATCCAATTATTCTGACTGCTTTAACTGTGTTTTTAGATGCTAG TGCTCTAATATATATACTAATCCTTAAGACAGTGATGGGCATTGTGTCTGGCCAAGAGCAAGCTAAAGCTCTCAACACTCGTGTCTTCCATATTGACTG CCTAGTATTTCACATCACTGTGATGGGACTGTCATTCATTCACAGGTTTG AACATGCACCTCATATGGTCCTCATTACCATGAGCTAtgtccattttctctttcctccattcATGAATCCTATCATTTACAGCATCAAGACCAAGCAGATTCAAAGAAGCATTGTTCGCCTATGTTCTGGGCAGAGTAGGGCTTGA